In Alkalihalobacterium alkalinitrilicum, a genomic segment contains:
- a CDS encoding dihydroorotase produces the protein MKTLIKNGKLLNESGELYNGDVLLEDQKIIQIGSDIDGQADEVIDVNGNLVIPGMIDLHVHLREPGGEHKETIETGTLAAAKGGFTTIAPMPNTRPVPDTKEQLDWLQNRIKETAHVRVLPYASITIRELGQELTDFAALSDSGAFAFTDDGVGVQNADMMLKAMNEAAKIKKAIVAHCEENTLIHKGAVHEGTFSTKHGINGIPSVCESVHIARDVLLAEAADAHYHVCHISTKESVRVVRDAKRAGIKVTAEVTPHHLLLCDEDIPGLDPNYKMNPPLRGKKDLEALIEGLMDGTIDFIATDHAPHSADEKAIGMEKAPFGIVGLETAFPLLYTNMVEKGIITLKQLVDWLTVKPAETFGLPYGTLSEGVDADITVIDLEEEEAINPETFVSKGKNTPFANWNCKGWPTHTFVAGKLVWKKGEQQ, from the coding sequence GAAAATTATACAAATTGGTAGTGATATAGATGGACAAGCAGATGAAGTGATCGATGTTAATGGAAACCTAGTTATTCCAGGAATGATTGACTTACATGTCCATTTAAGAGAGCCTGGTGGAGAACATAAAGAAACGATCGAAACGGGGACTTTAGCTGCTGCCAAAGGTGGATTTACAACAATTGCTCCCATGCCAAATACACGTCCAGTACCTGATACGAAAGAACAATTAGACTGGCTTCAAAACAGAATTAAGGAAACAGCACATGTTAGAGTACTACCTTATGCTTCCATTACAATCCGTGAATTAGGACAAGAATTAACAGACTTTGCGGCATTATCTGATAGTGGTGCATTTGCTTTTACAGATGACGGCGTTGGGGTCCAAAATGCTGATATGATGCTTAAAGCGATGAATGAGGCAGCCAAAATTAAAAAAGCGATTGTGGCTCATTGTGAAGAAAATACACTTATTCATAAAGGTGCTGTCCATGAAGGAACGTTTTCAACTAAACACGGGATTAATGGGATACCGTCTGTTTGCGAATCTGTACATATTGCTCGTGATGTGCTACTTGCTGAAGCTGCTGATGCTCATTACCATGTATGTCACATCAGTACAAAAGAATCTGTACGTGTCGTTCGTGATGCGAAAAGAGCAGGAATTAAAGTTACAGCAGAAGTAACACCACATCACTTATTACTTTGTGACGAAGATATACCAGGTTTAGATCCGAATTATAAAATGAACCCACCATTAAGAGGGAAAAAGGATCTTGAAGCTTTAATAGAAGGCCTAATGGATGGAACGATTGATTTCATAGCGACAGACCATGCTCCTCATAGTGCAGATGAAAAAGCAATAGGAATGGAAAAAGCACCATTTGGAATTGTTGGACTTGAAACAGCCTTTCCATTGTTATATACAAATATGGTTGAAAAAGGAATCATAACATTAAAGCAACTAGTAGATTGGTTAACAGTAAAACCAGCAGAGACGTTTGGTTTACCATATGGTACGCTATCAGAAGGTGTTGATGCTGATATTACTGTCATTGACCTTGAAGAAGAAGAAGCGATTAATCCAGAAACGTTCGTCTCTAAAGGGAAAAATACACCATTTGCTAATTGGAATTGCAAAGGTTGGCCGACACACACATTTGTCGCTGGTAAGCTTGTATGGAAAAAGGGGGAGCAGCAATGA
- a CDS encoding carbamoyl phosphate synthase small subunit → MKRQLILEDGTVFVGKAFGSEHEKEGEVVFNTGMTGYQEILSDPSYCAQIVTLTYPLIGNYGINRDDFESIEPAIHGLIVKEAAIYPSNWRCEESIDDLLKAKGIPGLEGIDTRKLTRLIRKHGTLRGRLCSMEVNVEEVVKELNAAEEPNDQVKRVSTKDPYHCPGRGHRVVLVDFGAKHGIIQNLIQRDCDVIVVPYNTSAEEILRLYPDGIMLSNGPGNPVDVPEGIEMIKGLLGKVPIFGICLGHQLLALACGAKSAKLTFGHRGSNHPVRELETGKIDITSQNHGYTIEKDSLEDTRLIVTHIAVNDETVEGVAHLDYPAFSVQYHPEASPGPEDSNHLFTKFINLIEEHKQSRVRV, encoded by the coding sequence ATGAAAAGACAGTTAATTTTAGAAGATGGAACTGTATTTGTTGGAAAAGCATTCGGAAGTGAACATGAAAAAGAAGGAGAAGTTGTTTTTAATACAGGGATGACAGGATACCAAGAAATATTATCGGATCCTTCTTATTGCGCACAAATCGTAACACTAACGTATCCTTTAATTGGTAACTATGGCATTAATCGTGATGATTTTGAGTCGATTGAACCTGCCATCCATGGACTAATTGTGAAAGAAGCGGCTATTTATCCAAGTAACTGGAGATGTGAAGAGTCGATCGATGATTTATTAAAAGCAAAAGGAATTCCAGGATTAGAGGGAATTGATACGAGAAAGTTAACTAGACTCATTCGTAAGCATGGTACGTTAAGAGGAAGACTTTGCAGCATGGAAGTGAATGTTGAGGAAGTAGTAAAAGAGTTGAATGCCGCAGAAGAACCGAACGATCAAGTGAAACGTGTTTCAACTAAGGATCCATACCACTGTCCTGGACGAGGGCACCGCGTAGTTTTAGTGGATTTTGGTGCAAAACACGGTATTATTCAAAACTTAATTCAACGAGATTGTGATGTTATTGTCGTACCGTACAATACGTCGGCTGAAGAAATTTTACGTTTATATCCAGATGGCATTATGTTATCAAATGGTCCTGGTAATCCAGTAGATGTGCCAGAAGGTATTGAAATGATTAAAGGTTTATTAGGAAAAGTGCCGATTTTCGGAATTTGTTTAGGACATCAACTCCTTGCATTAGCATGTGGGGCAAAATCTGCAAAGTTAACGTTTGGTCATCGAGGATCAAATCACCCAGTAAGAGAATTAGAAACTGGCAAAATTGATATCACATCACAAAATCATGGATATACAATCGAAAAAGATTCACTAGAAGATACGCGATTAATTGTGACTCATATTGCTGTTAATGATGAGACGGTCGAAGGTGTTGCTCATTTAGATTATCCAGCATTTAGTGTTCAATATCATCCAGAAGCATCACCAGGACCAGAAGACTCAAACCACTTGTTTACGAAATTTATCAATTTAATCGAAGAACATAAACAAAGCCGCGTTCGCGTTTAA
- the carB gene encoding carbamoyl-phosphate synthase large subunit, with the protein MPKRTDINKILVIGSGPIVIGQAAEFDYAGTQACQALKEEGYEVILINSNPATIMTDTTMADRVYIEPITYEFVSRIIRQERPDGLLATLGGQTGLNMAVELEESGILKEYNIELLGTHLDAIKQAEDRDLFRSLMNELNEPVPDSDIVHNLEEAYRFVERIGYPIIVRPAYTLGGTGGGLVYNEEDLIEIVTSGLKYSPVTQCLLEKSIAGFKEVEYEVMRDGKNQAIVVCNMENIDPVGVHTGDSIVVAPSQTLSDREYQMLRNSSLKIIRALGIEGGCNVQFALDPDSYQYYIIEVNPRVSRSSALASKATGYPIAKIAAKIAVGYALDEIMNPITKTTYASFEPALDYVVSKIPRWPFDKFESANRTLGTQMKATGEVMAIGRNLEESLLKAIRSLEANVFHLERSGLETLENDEIEKRVAVADDERLFVIGEAFRRGYTVEQLWKLSQIDRFFLHKMEDIVKLEKLLKESKGNIELLTEAKEKGFADVTIAKLWEMEEGDIFDLREKEGLMPVYKMVDTCAAEFESATPYFYGTYEDENESFISDKKSILVLGSGPIRIGQGIEFDYATVHTVWAIKEAGYEAIIINNNPETVSTDFSTSDKLYFEPLTLEDVLHVIKQEQPEGVIVQFGGQTAINLAAGLAARGVKILGTALEDMDRAEDRDKFEQTLQELAILQPLGKTATSVEQAVKIASGIGYPVLVRPSYVLGGRAMEIVYKEAELLNYMENAVKINPKHPVLVDRYLTGKEIEVDAISDGENVYIPGIMEHIERAGVHSGDSIAVYPPQTLSTEIKEKVIERTIALARGLKIVGLLNIQFVLHDNEVYVLEVNPRSSRTVPFLSKITGVAMANLATKAILGKKLPELGYETGYHPEGKEVSVKVPVFSFAKLRRVDISLGPEMKSTGEVMGRDYTLEKALYKGLIASGMKIPKFGSVLFTIADKDKEEGLELVHRFHRIGYNILATEGTAQMIKELNIPVTTVNKIGSEKPNLLDVIREGQAQFVINTFSKGKQPARDGFRIRREAVENGVVCLTSLDTAEALLKVIESITFASESMPAMQ; encoded by the coding sequence ATGCCAAAACGTACGGATATTAACAAAATTTTAGTAATAGGGTCAGGACCGATTGTCATTGGACAAGCAGCTGAATTTGATTATGCAGGTACACAAGCGTGTCAAGCATTAAAAGAAGAAGGTTATGAAGTTATACTAATTAACTCTAATCCAGCGACGATTATGACAGATACAACGATGGCTGACCGAGTATATATAGAGCCGATTACGTATGAGTTTGTTAGCCGCATCATTCGTCAAGAACGCCCAGATGGTCTACTTGCAACATTAGGTGGACAAACAGGTCTTAATATGGCTGTTGAATTGGAAGAATCAGGGATATTAAAAGAATACAATATCGAATTGTTAGGAACACATCTTGATGCCATTAAGCAAGCTGAAGATCGTGATTTGTTCCGTTCATTAATGAATGAATTAAATGAGCCAGTTCCTGATAGTGATATCGTCCATAATCTTGAAGAAGCGTATCGCTTTGTGGAGCGTATTGGTTATCCGATTATTGTTCGACCAGCGTATACGCTTGGTGGAACAGGTGGCGGACTTGTTTATAACGAAGAAGACCTCATTGAAATTGTAACGAGTGGACTTAAATATAGTCCTGTAACTCAATGTTTATTAGAGAAAAGTATCGCAGGATTTAAAGAAGTTGAATACGAAGTGATGCGTGATGGTAAAAACCAAGCGATCGTTGTTTGTAACATGGAAAATATAGACCCAGTCGGTGTTCATACAGGAGACTCAATCGTTGTCGCACCAAGTCAAACACTATCTGATCGTGAATATCAAATGCTACGTAATTCATCTTTAAAAATCATTCGCGCATTAGGAATTGAAGGTGGATGTAATGTTCAGTTCGCGCTTGATCCTGATAGCTACCAATATTATATTATTGAAGTAAATCCACGTGTAAGTCGCTCATCTGCACTTGCATCGAAAGCAACAGGTTATCCGATTGCGAAAATCGCTGCAAAAATTGCTGTTGGTTATGCATTAGATGAAATTATGAACCCAATTACGAAAACAACATATGCGAGTTTTGAGCCAGCGCTTGACTATGTCGTCAGTAAAATACCACGATGGCCGTTTGATAAGTTTGAGTCAGCCAACCGTACACTTGGAACACAAATGAAAGCGACAGGGGAAGTTATGGCAATTGGTCGTAACTTAGAAGAATCCTTGTTAAAGGCCATCCGTTCATTAGAAGCAAATGTTTTCCACTTAGAAAGAAGCGGCTTAGAAACACTTGAAAATGATGAAATAGAAAAACGTGTAGCGGTTGCGGACGATGAGCGTTTATTTGTCATAGGAGAAGCATTCCGTCGTGGATATACAGTAGAACAGTTATGGAAACTGAGTCAAATTGACCGTTTCTTCCTTCATAAAATGGAAGATATCGTTAAATTAGAAAAGTTATTAAAAGAAAGTAAAGGGAACATAGAATTATTAACTGAGGCAAAAGAAAAAGGATTTGCGGATGTTACGATCGCTAAATTATGGGAAATGGAAGAAGGCGATATCTTCGACCTACGTGAAAAAGAAGGACTAATGCCAGTTTATAAAATGGTCGATACGTGTGCGGCTGAGTTTGAGTCTGCAACTCCATACTTCTATGGTACGTATGAAGATGAAAACGAATCATTCATTTCAGATAAAAAAAGCATTCTCGTTTTAGGTTCTGGCCCAATTCGTATCGGACAAGGGATCGAATTTGATTATGCGACAGTTCATACCGTATGGGCAATTAAAGAAGCTGGATATGAAGCGATTATTATTAACAACAATCCAGAAACAGTTTCAACTGATTTCAGTACATCTGACAAGCTTTACTTTGAGCCATTAACTCTTGAAGATGTTCTGCATGTAATTAAGCAAGAACAACCAGAAGGTGTAATCGTTCAGTTTGGTGGTCAAACAGCCATCAATTTAGCGGCTGGTTTAGCAGCACGTGGTGTGAAAATTTTAGGAACAGCACTCGAAGATATGGACCGTGCCGAAGACCGTGATAAATTCGAACAAACGTTACAAGAGTTAGCTATTCTACAACCGTTAGGAAAAACAGCAACATCTGTAGAGCAAGCTGTCAAAATTGCTAGTGGAATTGGGTATCCAGTTTTAGTTCGCCCTTCTTATGTACTCGGTGGACGTGCAATGGAAATAGTCTATAAAGAAGCTGAATTACTAAACTATATGGAAAATGCTGTTAAAATTAATCCGAAGCATCCCGTTTTGGTTGATCGCTATTTAACGGGTAAAGAAATCGAAGTCGATGCGATTTCAGATGGTGAAAACGTCTATATTCCTGGAATAATGGAGCATATTGAGCGTGCAGGTGTTCACTCAGGTGACTCGATTGCTGTTTATCCTCCACAAACGTTATCTACTGAGATTAAAGAAAAAGTCATAGAGCGTACGATTGCCTTAGCTCGTGGATTAAAAATTGTCGGACTTTTAAATATCCAGTTTGTATTGCATGATAACGAAGTTTACGTACTAGAAGTAAACCCACGCTCAAGTCGAACGGTTCCGTTCTTGAGTAAAATCACGGGAGTAGCTATGGCAAACCTTGCAACTAAAGCAATCCTAGGTAAAAAGCTACCTGAATTAGGGTACGAAACAGGCTATCATCCTGAAGGAAAAGAAGTATCAGTTAAAGTACCTGTGTTTTCATTTGCGAAGCTTCGTCGTGTCGACATTTCGCTTGGGCCAGAAATGAAATCGACTGGGGAAGTTATGGGGCGTGACTATACGCTAGAAAAAGCTCTATATAAAGGACTAATTGCATCTGGAATGAAAATTCCGAAATTTGGATCAGTCTTATTTACGATAGCGGATAAAGATAAAGAAGAAGGCTTGGAATTAGTTCATCGTTTCCATCGAATTGGCTATAACATTTTAGCTACTGAAGGAACGGCGCAAATGATTAAGGAGCTCAACATTCCAGTTACAACAGTTAATAAAATTGGTTCTGAAAAACCGAACTTGCTTGATGTGATCCGTGAAGGACAAGCACAATTTGTTATCAATACATTCTCTAAGGGGAAACAGCCAGCTCGTGATGGTTTCCGCATTCGTCGTGAAGCGGTGGAAAATGGAGTTGTATGTTTAACCTCCCTTGATACAGCAGAAGCTTTACTAAAGGTTATTGAGTCGATTACATTTGCTTCAGAAAGTATGCCAGCAATGCAATAA
- a CDS encoding dihydroorotate dehydrogenase electron transfer subunit, whose amino-acid sequence MLKDNLTIVHQEKIADQIFELVLEGELVSKMTSPGQFIHVKVDRGIDPLLRRPISICNVDLEQNRLTMLYRAGGKGTSLLAERVKGELVDVMGPLGTGFPVEETKKGDVALLVGGGIGVPPLYYLSQQLKEKGVKVVHVLGFASAKDVFYEEKFRDLGDTYVTTVDGTHGTSGFVTDVIEQQGLDFDILYSCGPTPMLKALEDRFRDKKAYLSLEQRMGCGIGACLACVCHLQDDPTGTSYKKICTDGPVFPIGEVIL is encoded by the coding sequence GTGTTAAAGGATAACTTAACGATCGTTCACCAAGAAAAAATCGCCGATCAGATATTTGAACTCGTACTTGAAGGTGAACTCGTTTCAAAAATGACATCACCTGGTCAATTTATTCATGTCAAAGTTGATCGTGGTATTGATCCACTGTTACGCCGTCCAATAAGCATTTGTAACGTTGATCTAGAGCAAAATCGACTGACGATGTTATACCGTGCTGGAGGAAAAGGAACGTCACTTTTAGCTGAGCGTGTCAAAGGGGAGCTCGTCGATGTTATGGGCCCTCTTGGCACTGGTTTTCCAGTAGAAGAAACGAAAAAGGGAGATGTCGCCCTTTTAGTTGGTGGGGGGATCGGTGTTCCTCCCCTTTACTACCTTTCACAGCAGCTAAAGGAAAAAGGGGTAAAGGTGGTACATGTATTAGGCTTTGCCTCAGCGAAAGATGTTTTTTATGAAGAGAAATTTAGAGATCTTGGAGATACGTATGTGACAACTGTCGATGGAACTCATGGAACAAGCGGTTTTGTTACGGATGTGATCGAACAACAAGGACTTGATTTTGACATTTTATATTCGTGCGGACCCACCCCCATGTTAAAAGCACTTGAAGATCGTTTCCGTGACAAAAAAGCGTATTTGTCCCTTGAGCAACGAATGGGCTGTGGAATTGGAGCATGTCTTGCGTGTGTTTGTCATTTGCAAGACGACCCAACAGGAACGTCATATAAAAAGATATGTACAGATGGTCCTGTATTTCCGATTGGAGAGGTGATCCTATGA